GGCGACAGGCGCATCAAGGCCAGCAAAAAGCCCAGCACCAGGCCAAAAAACATCCCGCCAATACTCAGCTGCAGCGTAAACACTGCGCCTTTCAGCAGGAACGGCAATGAATCAATCACCAGTTGAATACTTTCTTGCATTATGATTTTTCTGCCTGTGATTTAGACATGAGGATGGTAGGCAAAGAGAGCGGGCGCCCCGCCGGTATGAATAAACAGAATCGGGCCTTCATCTTTGAAGCGCTTCTGCTCGATCCCGTCGATAAGCCCGGCCATGGCTTTGCCGGTATAGACCGGATCGAGCAGGATCCCTTCCAGGCGCGCCAGCAGTTTGACCGCTTCCGTGCCTTCATCGTTTGGCGTGCCATAGCCCGGTGCGAAGTAGTCATCCCACAGGATGATATCCGCCTTCGCGCTCACCTCCAGCTGCTGCGCCACCGCCTGCTGAAGCGTCACCACCTTCGGTTTTTGATCGGCAATACTGCGTGATACGGTGACGCCAATCAGTTCAACCTCGGGCATGAGCTGCTCCAGCCCTACCGCCAGACCGGCATGGGTGCCTGCGCTGCCGGAGGCCACCACTACCGAGGAGATGCCAACCGCGCCTTCACACTGCTGGGCGATCTCCAGTGCGCTTTCAACATAGCCCAGCGCACCCAGCGCGTTCGAGCCGCCGACCGGGATCACATACGGACGAAAACCCTGAGCTTCAACGCGGGTCGCCAGCTCGTTCAGCTGTGCCACAGGATCGGTCAGCGCGTCGCACATCTCCACCTGCACGTTGAACAGATCCAGCAGCAGACGGTTGCCGTTGCCGAGGTAGTTTTCTGCTTTGGTGCCGATCGGGTTTTCCAGCAGGGCGATACAGTGCAGCCCCAGTTTTGCCGCCACGGCCGCGGTCTGGCGCACGTGGTTGGACTGGATAGCCCCTGCGGTGATCAGCGTGTCGGCGCCTTCACGCAGCGCATCCGCCGCCAGGAACTCCAGCTTGCGCAGCTTGTTGCCACCCATGGCCATGGGCGTCACGTCATCACGTTTAATAAGGATGTCGCGCCCGAGATAGTCCGATAAGCGCGGTAAGTACTCCAGCGGCGTCGGCGCGCCGATAAATTCGAGGCGCGGAAAACGCGTCAGATTCTGTAATGACATGAAAACCTCCATAACCCTGTCTAAGTCTGATTTTTTTATTATGCACGCTGACGGCGAGGAAATAAAAAAGGCGCTTATCAAAGCGCCTTTTTTTTCAGTCAACTGCTTACTTTGTGACGTCTGCCCCGAACCATTTTTCGGACAGCGCCTTCAGGCTGCCGTCTTTCTGCATTTCTGCAATGGCGCCGTCAACGGCTTTCACCAGATCTTCGTTATCCTTGCGGATCGCCACGCCAGCTTCCTGACGGGAGAAGGCATCACCGGCTACGGCCAGGGTATCTTTGGTTTTCTTCACCAGATCCAGCGCCGCCAGACGGTCAACCAGAATGGCATCGATACGGCCTACGCGCAGATCCTGGTATTTAGTCGGGTCATCATCATAGGTACGAATATCCACGCCCTGCACGTTCTGGCGCAGCCACTCTTCGTAGTTGGTACCCAGACCGACACCGACTTTTTTGCCCTTCAGATCGGCGGCAGATTTAATCGAGTCTTCGTTGCCTTTTTTCACCAGCGCCTGGATACCGGAGACGGTATATGGGGTGGAGAAGTCATATTTTTTCTTACGTTCATCAGAGATGGTGACCTGGTTAATCACCACATCGATACGTTTTGAGTCCAGCGACGCCAGCATGCCGTCCCACTTGGTCGGCTTCAGAGACGCTTTAACGCCGAGGTGTTTTGCCAGCTCTTCGGCGAACTCTACTTCAAAACCGGTCAGTTTACCGTCGTCACCCTGGAAGCTGAACGGAGGATAGGTCCCTTCCAGCCCAACCAGCAGCGTGCCGCGCTCTTTAACTTTATTTAAAAGACCTTCTGCTGCGAAGGTCTTGACGCTCATACCCGCAACCAGCGCAACGGCC
This DNA window, taken from Leclercia adecarboxylata, encodes the following:
- the tcyJ gene encoding cystine ABC transporter substrate-binding protein, with the protein product MKFALLGRQALMGVMAVALVAGMSVKTFAAEGLLNKVKERGTLLVGLEGTYPPFSFQGDDGKLTGFEVEFAEELAKHLGVKASLKPTKWDGMLASLDSKRIDVVINQVTISDERKKKYDFSTPYTVSGIQALVKKGNEDSIKSAADLKGKKVGVGLGTNYEEWLRQNVQGVDIRTYDDDPTKYQDLRVGRIDAILVDRLAALDLVKKTKDTLAVAGDAFSRQEAGVAIRKDNEDLVKAVDGAIAEMQKDGSLKALSEKWFGADVTK
- the dcyD gene encoding D-cysteine desulfhydrase, which produces MSLQNLTRFPRLEFIGAPTPLEYLPRLSDYLGRDILIKRDDVTPMAMGGNKLRKLEFLAADALREGADTLITAGAIQSNHVRQTAAVAAKLGLHCIALLENPIGTKAENYLGNGNRLLLDLFNVQVEMCDALTDPVAQLNELATRVEAQGFRPYVIPVGGSNALGALGYVESALEIAQQCEGAVGISSVVVASGSAGTHAGLAVGLEQLMPEVELIGVTVSRSIADQKPKVVTLQQAVAQQLEVSAKADIILWDDYFAPGYGTPNDEGTEAVKLLARLEGILLDPVYTGKAMAGLIDGIEQKRFKDEGPILFIHTGGAPALFAYHPHV